A single region of the Lycium barbarum isolate Lr01 chromosome 2, ASM1917538v2, whole genome shotgun sequence genome encodes:
- the LOC132621417 gene encoding uncharacterized protein LOC132621417: protein MDDPFSPSMLVSANPFSNDNMNASDCSICLEDITNNNGRRSIAKLQCGHFFHLDCIGSEFNVRGVMRCPNCREVEDGNWLFSEGKGPYEHYDVEESEEDDELELPAEVRYSPAVEVEAQIARDTRGPVTNFLPRVFILTGCAQHCPTADGCASSHSTTSLPAINVQCQQPVTNIIVNSPTTVAIIRNAINSTNVPDGNGPTGAANGGPMQILIHQQFQPMQIPAPSSDVNGTVEREEATPPPSENGPAPQPNEQAVTNNPEPNYLELTLATESTIEEINHLLPESMNLENSTEETKQASDEQDDEMEENIDCSSCSSLEF, encoded by the exons ATGGATGATCCTTTTTCACCTTCAATGCTTGTATCTGCTAATCCTTTTTCAAATGATAACATGAATGCTTCGGACTGCTCCATTTGCTTGGAGGATATTACAAATAACAATGGACGCAGGTCAATCGCCAAATTACAATGTGGTCACTTTTTCCACTTGG ATTGTATAGGTTCGGAATTTAATGTAAGGGGTGTAATGCGTTGCCCCAATTGTAGAGAGGTAGAAGATGGAAATTGGCTATTTTCAGAAGGCAAGGGACCTTATGAACACTATGACGTGGAAGAGAGTGAGGAGGATGATGAACTTGAACTG CCAGCGGAGGTGCGCTACAGTCCAGCCGTTGAAGTGGAAGCTCAAATTGCTAGGGATACAAG GGGTCCCGTTACAAACTTCCTTCCAAGGGTCTTCATATTGACGGGTTGTGCACAACACTGCCCAACTGCAGATGGTTGTGCAAGTTCTCATAGTACTACTTCCTTGCCAGCTATAAATGTCCAATGTCAGCAGCCTGTTACGAACATCATTGTGAATTCTCCTACAACTGTTGCTATCATCAGGAATGCAATCAACTCCACCAATGTGCCTGATGGAAATGG GCCTACAGGAGCTGCAAATGGAGGACCGATGCAAATCCTTATCCATCAGCAGTTTCAACCAATGCAAATTCCTGCTCCTTCGTCTGATGTTAATGGAACTGTCGAGCGTGAAGAAGCGACGCCTCCGCCATCAGAAAATGGACCAGCACCTCAACCAAATGAGCAGGCTGTTACTAATAATCCAGAACCTAATTATCTTGAGCTTACTCTGGCAACTGAATCAACTATTGAGGAGATCAATCACCTTTTGCCCGAAAGCATGAACCTGGAAAATTCTACAGAGGAGACTAAGCAAGCTTCTGATGAACAAGATGATGAAATGGAGGAAAATATCGACTGTTCAAGTTGCTCTTCCCTTGAAttctga